The following DNA comes from Papaver somniferum cultivar HN1 chromosome 4, ASM357369v1, whole genome shotgun sequence.
AAATTGATCAGAATGAGAAATATTTAGGCATTCCTATTTTTCCAAAACGATCCAAGAATGAGACCTTCTCATTTCCTGCTAATCATTTTGGTTCAGGAGTTTCCAAACGGAAGGACAAACATTTGTCCCAATATGGTAGGTATGTGATGGTTATCAATGTTTTAAATTCCTCTCCTAGTTACCACATGAATTCTTTCCTGCTACCATAAAATCTTATCCACAAAATGGAGCATTATTAAAGAGATTTATCTATttatcaatacaatcagtaaatcaactagatagaaatccgtgagactgattgatatgagaataacttggacggtattaaagaccaattcccaagtgtcaatcaagttctatccaaaaatcaaggtcggatttatcaactgattaaactacgcacaacctgtgatatttcaattatataaaaacatataatgcggaaaagaaataatacagacgccagaaattctgttaacgaggaaaccgcaaatgcagaaaaacccgggacctattccagatttgaacaccacattgtattaagccgctacagactctagcatactacaagttaacttcagaatggaatgtagttgatccctaaccaagtctcacaccgattaaggtacagtcacgttccttatgcctctacaACCATaccggattttgcgcacttgattcccttagctgatctcacccacaactaagagtttctacgacccaaaatcgaagacttataaacaaatctgtcttccaaagatatgtctatcctttattctttttgttcccTTTTTTGATacgaaaatcaaggtgagcaggaaccaactaataatcctgtcttatactcctgaagagcagcctagaaatattagtcacatcACAAtgacctaactgattaacaaaagaaattattgcggaatcacaagactctgagacgaagaactgttgtgattactttttatatcttacctatcgaagatgaatctcgagtaaatcttagagaagataaaattcaatatgatagaacaagtaagatcagaataaacaactatagagaaaatagttgaatctgggttcacgaatcccaaatgaagtcttcaagtcattaacctaataatggttttggaaaacctatgttaaaggagaatcgactatagtttgcaactaggacacacaaaggtatcgcgattaggtttcccatatgctagagttctcccttatatagtctttcaaatcagggttgcttataaTCAAAGATAAGACaacttagtaataaagcattcaatattcaccgttagatgaactcctgatttaagattcaaactaagtttgcttagaaattaagcaattaatctccaccattagatggtattagcttgatacgtaccaatgaaatatacctatatttagatatggatgaaccgtacccaaacgtgtatacttggttgattcaataatagttaaccgaagttagccatattaacacttataacttagccatattcatctaacacttctagatcaaatatgatgataaatcaatcatgatagataattaaatgaatctaaatgtgtttcaagagagttgttcaaatgttcatcattccatagaaatatatatatatgaaccatttgaaacaaaatcgatttggtTTGTAAttatacaaagtacttatacaggaaccaattcatgaacataattccACGGTTGTAAACCTAGTTTACATTCCATAATACATTAAATTTCCAGGGAATTTAGTTcgcaataaagttcgcaaacgaacctgagctCATGCGTATGAAAATCAcactttaccgattttagaaaataactgctttgttcgcaaactgagtaagcgaacaagagttccggactttgTCTTTGTCCAATCGTTCGCAAACAGCGTACGCGAACAGGAGTTACGGACTTGTCCTTGTCTATCCAGTTCGCAAATAGGGTAAGCGAACACAAGATCCATACTTTTCCATAGGtaaaccagttcacaaacagagtTCGCGAACAGTAGTTCCGGACCTGAAACTAGACTTGCACAGTTAGCATACAAAGTATAAAACCTGTATTATATCCAGACatggtagttctaaaactctcatttaatcattgaaacattcttagaagacgataatggtaatctcacacataccactagcttcaagcaattttcaagtgattaatcgatcaatacgaaacttcccaagtcgacatcaaatgattgtctcacacaaatcgtataagatgtttcaaggtaattttcacatgatcatcttttgatttaatatttagtttccaacaaatagattgtctccaactaaactcatcaagaatacgatgaacttagctaaagctaaaagcttccaaaacataaatctagaaatagataaacgagataaactcagatcgaaatatcaaatgtgtataatgtaaaagtatatatatagatatacgacttagtctcattagaagatagaatataatagacttctgagtgatagataagttctagtctccacataccttttgttgatgaagttcctccaagctcctcagtagatcttcttcttcaattggtgaacgccgtgaagtccaaagctcaactacacacctCTATCCTAATcaaagacatagctataagtagactagaaatcaagtatatagttttgatcaactaaacttgacaaacaagcttgagatagaaacgcttgcgagttcgaccgaccagtgctctaacactactaGTATCTCCAACTTTAGTATTCTCCGCATCCCAGCCGAGCACCCTCTTAATGAAATGGAAACTCTTCGTCCACTCAAGCTCATTCACGTATTTGGGATCCCTCACGACTTTACCTTACGCGGTTAGACCAGTAATTAACTATATATCATTTAAAGCTATTATCATTTCTCTAGCCGCAAGATGGAAAATATCTGTTTCTCCGTAATATCTCTCGGCGAATGCAGAAACAAGAGGTTTGTCATATCCAatcacttaacttttgaccacaacCAACAACCCCATAGCATCTACTAGATTGAAATCTTCTTAGGATTCATTTTCCGATGGTTATAAGTACATTTTATTAGCTGATGTTCCTTCCTTAAGGAGACGCACGACATCAACGTGATCCTAAAATATCTATGACGgacaataatcaaaacactaGACAGATAATTGGTGATAACTTAAATTAAAGATCGATACATGGAATAAAGTTGAGATCATTAATATGATTGATTGCGCAGACGGTAGCCACCAAATTCTATTTGTACCCTCATAAAGCTCTCCCTCATCACAGGGTAACCCATAAACTTATTAAGGACACGAGGTAACATCGTCCCTGGCTTGGGCATGTATTCCCCTCTCTTCTTTACTGGTATCTTTGGATATTTTCCTTTGCCTCCTTGTTGTTGTTGAATTTCTTTTCTTCCCTTTTATTTCTTACAACCTTCTATTTCATGTGCTTTTTATTCATATGCTTCCTCGTCGTCATTTTTTTCTTCACTAACTTTTTTTTTGCACCACTTTGTTTTTCGTtaatttgtttctttatcactttcGATATGAGATTCAGATTCTCATGTTAGAATCTCCCCTTTGGTTGCTTCGTAAATGGTGAGCGCTTTAGCttttaccccccccccccccaacaaCGATGCGAAGCAGCCAAATTTTTACCAATCTTTTCGACGAGTTTCCAAACTCTTAAAACATAGATTATATTTATCTTTCGCTCTCTTTTCGGCTTGCTTTTTCTTTCCCTTGTTGTCCCtagagaaaaaaataattcaagATACACACGAATCAAAATACAAAGTAAATTTACAAGTTCCAAGTCTAGAATCGGTCAACACGATACATCAATATAAACAGATTACCAATAATTTACACAAAAAAATTGTTTTATATATGTGCTTATAAAAACCGATTCCAGGTTAAAAATTATTCAGTTAGGCATTTTCTCCACTCAAAATCGGTCTATGTGAACACTCACATAAACTGGTTATGGGCTTGACAATTCAGATTCTTAAGAAATCAAAAAAGCTCGACGCGGGCATGAACATCGGCTGATTCTTGTCAGATTTCTTCAACCAGGAAACACATACATAATAATTGGTCCATGTGAGGATGAATATCGACCGTTTCATGAAGAAATCAATCTACGAATACATTAACAAAGACTGATTATGGAAATCCAGAAAACTTGgattttaaaattttcaattttgagtgattgcatgttgttgaacctaatttagaggattgggttgatagaaaaattCCTAATTCGATCCATTCCTCCTGATTGTAATGGGCTTAGAGTTTGATCGTCCGCCACAACCATTCCATTTTCTTCGTCGATTCTTTATTTCGAATCGCTTGAGCAATTCTTGGATTACTCTCACTAGAAAAAAGTATGTCATATGGCCTGTTTAAATCTTGATGACTTCGACATTatataaacaaaaaagaaaaaactattaATCGTTTTTGGAATCAACGATGATCGACGGTGTTTtcgtttgaaaataaaaaagaaaaggataagaagaatcaattttagaagaaaatatatcagaatgaaaTAAATTAGAGTATTAGGTTTTATTAATGGgattacaagaataaaattccGCAATTTCATTGGATTTGGACACCCATATCCTCCGTCTGTAGTTGGCaataaaagaatgattttttagggaccatggtttatttgaggggaccatggttttattaggccaccttccctatagtgataaggggtgtcctaaaacgttgaaatgactaacctacccttaacctaatttaatttaaaaccaaactaataaccacctatatatataaccaccacctcctcccaccaccaccgcccaccaccgccgattaccaccaccaccacctccgattaccaccaccaccaaccaccgattaccaccaccaccaccgcccaccactgcCGATTaccccaccaccacctccgattatcaccaccaccaaccaccgattaccaccaccacctcctcccaccaccaccaccaccaccaccacctcctatttaagaaatgtaacaacatcaatgcaatcacaattaagttctgttacatgataattttatcgagtataaaagacgccagccgcagcctgattctgccatgggaccactccagaggtattttccaacaaacccttcactttaatttaattttgattgcttcaatcgaatagaaatcatcaaaatagggttttagtaggagttacagagccatgttcggttaggtcggttttccaaaaaaccctagtttactaaccgaacttctttaaaatgaagaacacgaagaacagttcggttctattggatttaaaactaagtcactgaactctctgttcggttgtttcgcaaaaaattttaaaactacaaagtaaccgaactccacccttagaaccgaaaaaaaacaaatccgtTCTAAccaaactgtgttgttgtggccactatcttgagttccaaaataaccgaacttagccaatagagttcggtttttttgcaaaaaattttaaaactacaaagtaaccgaacttagccaatagacgctggaacttcacatttttttgtttgttaagttcggtaacttcacaattttatcgcagaaaccgaactcaaagttcggttggttagctgttaggttcaagtttgcgaaagaaccgaactttgtaaacttatatactcttatattacgtaaagttcggttagatcaaaagtgcatgcagtttgcgaaccaaccgaactttgtacaccaaagttcggttagttgagaaccaaccgaacataacgctgtaactcctagaagtTCTATTATTAGAGaattcggtaacctgcgtgtttggaacaagtaaacgaactacactttcagatgagttcggttacttgttcatctcacggggcaactgaactacaacttcagatgagttcggttacttgttcttcatataaagtaaccgaacgacagcttcagatgagttcggttacttgttcttcatataaagtaaccgaactgttcaaaatccaattcaaatccggatcattttgaagattaacaaatattctagtagaggatggagatgaagaatcagatgagttttcatcatttgaatactcaaacttagtgaattgaaaaaaaaatctattttccatgtttttctccttcatcttctctaactctactctctcaataattctattcaactaataataaacccatcttttaatttaatctcactaattgtttttaactaaatcattcactaatcatcacccaaaattaatcaggagagttatttaggtattaatataaatatctagataaggggtgatctagatttacttataatgtctttacccaaaataaaaccatgatccccctaaaaaaccatggtcccaaaaaatcgttccaatAGAAGCCGGGTGCCAAGTTTTTTAGCCCATGCTTTTCTTGGTTACCCTAAATTTACAATACGCCCCAGTCCCCACTTATCAAATACAGTATATCTACCGTCGTTTCAATATCTCATCCCAAAACCTGCTATCCAAAATGTATCCGGTCCGATGAACCCTCAACTCGAACGAAATTTGTCAGGGTGGCTCCAAAATTTCCAGTTGATTAACATATGCTGAAGTGATTTCCTTTCTATTCTCAAGCTATTCCATTCTATTTCTATCCCTATTTTTGAAAAGCCAAACCCCTAATTACCTCCCTTCAAGAagatggcagcagcagcagctaggtTAATTTCAAGGCTTCCGGAAGAGATCCAAGCAGAAATCTTTTTAAAATTACCAGTGAAATCAATATTGTCCTGTAAGTGTGTATGCAAACTCTGGTTTAATCTAATTTCGAGCCCTAAGTTTATCAATGATCATCTTAATCTCAGTATTCAGAATAAGAACAATCATAAGCTCATGTTTGTTGATAAGGAATCGGTTACTGGTAAGCCTTTGATGTACTCAATAGATTATGCTTCAATTACATCAACACCAGATTTATCATGTGAGTATTTAGGTGAAAAAGCTGTTCTCATGGATTACCCATTTGAATACAAAAAAGGTATGAAAATTAGTATTTTAGGTGCCCGTAATGGTCTCATCTGCTTTGGTATCTCAGTTGATACAAAGACTAGCATTTGTACTTGGAACCCAACAACTAGAGAATACAGGAAAATTCACCATTCTAATTTTCACAACGACCCCAAGGTTTACTGTGACGCTGGGTTTGGTTACGACAGCAAAACTGGAGATTACAAGATGGTGACTATTGCAGATTCTAAAACGTCTGATTACTGTGAAGTTGAAGTATATACATTTGGATTGCATTTGTCAAAAACTATTCATACCTTTCCTCACAAGTATCCGATTTATGTATCATCTCACGTTGTTTTTCtcaatggagctcttcattggataAGCTGTAATATGTCCAAGCAGGATATCTACCATGGTATATTAACTTTTGATATCAGTAATGAGAAACTCATGTATGTGCCGTTGCCAGAAAAATGTATATTACATCCAGAAGATAGCAAGACGGGATTGTATAAGGCAATGGGAGTATTGGGAGACTGCCTTAGTTTAGTTTTAGTCGACGCTAAGACGGTGGAAGTATGGGTAATGCAGGATTATGGAGTGAGAGAATCTTGGACTAAACGATTCACCACTACTACTCAAGAACCAATCATCCAATATCCTTATTGGACGCCGATGCTGTCACTTAAAACTGGTGACATTCTGATGTATAGTTATGACGGTTTTGCTTTATGCGacccaaagaaggaaagaattgGAAAGGTGAGTGGATTTTTCCAAGAAAACATTTGTATTGTTCGTGTTCTTACTATGATCACAAGTCATCCTCAGAGTTATGTCGAGAGCCTGGTTTCGCTCAACTCGGGTACCTATGTGAAGAAGCCCAGAGGACAAAAATCGAGGTAAAATCATAGCATCTTCTACTCTCTTTAATCTTTTTACCATTATTTATTAGAGCCTTGCAGTTCAGATAAGATGAGAGCCTTGCAGTTCAGATAAGATGAGTAGAAGAGAGGTGATAGGTTTCTTATGGCTCTGTATTGTTTTTCGTCTTTCATTTTTAATGGTTGTATTTCATTCTGAGAAATTCGTTGGTACGCATACACTGTGCAATAGGATGAAATCTCTACTTTTCTCCTGACAGATTTTAATTTAATTCAACTGAAACAGATTGTTCGACTTTCTTTAATCCAATGCTGGTATCTTTTACCATTGTAAAGTATCGTTTCTAtccattttatgaaatcaattaaAATTTATGCTGGTAGATTCCATGAAATTCAGTTCTTTCTGGTTCATATTTTGCTCATCTTAAACACAAAGTTGTTATTTCTTTCTATGTAGAGTGTTAAATTTGTTGCATTTAGTTCTTTATTCTGGTGAATTTTGAGAAACCATATCTTCCTATATCTCCTCAAATCTGcattttttaatttcaattttcccaTGCTGTCACAGAGGTGTTGAATAAAATGTTCTGTTGGTGCTCGGGGATATTGTGCACGCagtgaaggtggtggtggttattgTGGCGTGGTTATGGTGGTGATGATTCTGATGGAAATGGGCGGAACTAGTTACAACTTAGAATGATGGTCTGACATTATGAG
Coding sequences within:
- the LOC113274759 gene encoding F-box protein CPR1-like isoform X2; protein product: MAAAAARLISRLPEEIQAEIFLKLPVKSILSCKCVCKLWFNLISSPKFINDHLNLSIQNKNNHKLMFVDKESVTGKPLMYSIDYASITSTPDLSCEYLGEKAVLMDYPFEYKKGMKISILGARNGLICFGISVDTKTSICTWNPTTREYRKIHHSNFHNDPKVYCDAGFGYDSKTGDYKMVTIADSKTSDYCEVEVYTFGLHLSKTIHTFPHKYPIYVSSHVVFLNGALHWISCNMSKQDIYHGILTFDISNEKLMYVPLPEKCILHPEDSKTGLYKAMGVLGDCLSLVLVDAKTVEVWVMQDYGVRESWTKRFTTTTQEPIIQYPYWTPMLSLKTGDILMYSYDGFALCDPKKERIGKVSGFFQENICIVRVLTMITSHPQSYVESLVSLNSGTYVKKPRGQKSRGVE
- the LOC113274759 gene encoding F-box protein CPR1-like isoform X1 codes for the protein MAAAAARLISRLPEEIQAEIFLKLPVKSILSCKCVCKLWFNLISSPKFINDHLNLSIQNKNNHKLMFVDKESVTGKPLMYSIDYASITSTPDLSCEYLGEKAVLMDYPFEYKKGMKISILGARNGLICFGISVDTKTSICTWNPTTREYRKIHHSNFHNDPKVYCDAGFGYDSKTGDYKMVTIADSKTSDYCEVEVYTFGLHLSKTIHTFPHKYPIYVSSHVVFLNGALHWISCNMSKQDIYHGILTFDISNEKLMYVPLPEKCILHPEDSKTGLYKAMGVLGDCLSLVLVDAKTVEVWVMQDYGVRESWTKRFTTTTQEPIIQYPYWTPMLSLKTGDILMYSYDGFALCDPKKERIGKVSGFFQENICIVRVLTMITSHPQSYVESLVSLNSGTYVKKPRGQKSRLFDFL